The Agrobacterium vitis genome has a segment encoding these proteins:
- a CDS encoding PAS domain-containing hybrid sensor histidine kinase/response regulator has product MLPAWLIITASIAYLLLLFAVASYGDRRSRRNGVPAGGRPLVYGLSLAVYCTSWTYFGGVGLAADRGLEFMGIYIGPILMLTLGLPLIRRMIEIAKVEKLTSGADFVAARYGKNPIVGMLVTVISLAGSIPYIALQLKAVSNSVGVMVDPASYGIGTGNLYFVDLALIVALTLACFSAIFGTRHTDATEHQDGLILAISMESVVKLLAFCTLGITVVFFLFDGPADLWRAATESPRVMEALAYETPLSRWLLLIALSAFAILMLPRQFHVSVVENRTDRELRRAGLLLPLYLIAINLFVLPAAIGGLLAFNGTGNADLYVLSLPLTHDLPFVTLVTFIGGFSAATAMVIVETVALAIMISNDIVLPVLLRRGFRHGPEASQSLAKTVLIIRRLAIFGVLLLGYAYFRLASDDRGLASIGLLAFAAIAQIAPCLLGGLIWRRANARGAILGLSLGFLTWIYTLLLPSFGLDAHKDLAPDILSFLFPGVDAFSRAGADPLLTATVLSLLINLLAFVLGSLSRNPRPVERIQSGIFVRRHQRSQFATKGWKTRVSISDLKTAIARYLGQERMERSLKSYERDAGRRLEDDSPADMAFIHFTEQLLGSAIGSASARLVLSLVLQKAEDTSADTAWLLDQASEALHYNQDMLQTALSQMDQGIAVFDSSSRLTIWNRRFRSLLDLPDEMGQVGVPLSTIVHRLTERGAIAAKEEAGVLANFHHLDEPFQLVLSEGAQIIEVRCNALPDKGLVATFTDITPQVAADRALKQANETLEQRVGERTAELMRVNTALAEARASADEANIGKTRFFAAAGHDILQPLNAARLYSSALVERLGQSENAGLVRNIDSALESVEQILGAVLDLSRLDTGAMKPRFATVPLQGLLERIRTDFEPMALEKNLKLVVLPTTLSVRSDANLLRRLVQNLVSNAIKYTPSGKVLVGARRRGGQVIIQVTDSGIGIPTSKFRTVFKEFARLDEGIKTASGLGLGLSIVDRIARVLKATVALESRPGRGTSFRVTMPFEKSAKALLPVEDLATATALRSSLNGLRILCIDNEPDILDGMRLLISGWGCTVMTAGSVTDLDTTFSDNPVAPDVIIADYHLGDGSGIGAILRLRALYGQPVPGLLITADRTADVRAEAERQGIAVQHKPVRPAALRAYITQVSSPRRSAAE; this is encoded by the coding sequence ATGCTTCCGGCATGGCTGATCATCACGGCATCGATTGCCTATCTGCTGCTGCTGTTTGCGGTGGCAAGCTATGGCGACAGGCGAAGCCGCCGCAATGGCGTGCCCGCCGGTGGGCGTCCGCTTGTCTACGGGCTGTCGCTGGCGGTCTATTGCACCTCCTGGACCTATTTCGGCGGCGTCGGCCTGGCTGCGGACCGCGGCCTCGAATTCATGGGCATCTATATCGGCCCGATCCTGATGCTGACATTGGGCCTGCCGCTGATCCGCCGGATGATCGAAATCGCCAAGGTCGAAAAGCTCACCTCCGGCGCGGATTTCGTTGCTGCCCGCTATGGCAAGAACCCCATTGTCGGCATGCTGGTAACGGTGATTTCGCTGGCCGGCTCCATTCCCTATATCGCACTTCAACTGAAGGCCGTCTCCAATTCGGTCGGCGTCATGGTCGATCCCGCCAGCTACGGCATCGGCACCGGCAATCTCTATTTCGTCGATCTGGCGCTGATCGTTGCCCTGACGCTTGCCTGCTTTTCCGCGATTTTCGGCACCCGCCATACGGATGCCACCGAGCATCAGGACGGGTTGATCCTGGCGATCTCGATGGAATCGGTGGTCAAGCTGCTGGCCTTTTGCACGCTGGGCATCACGGTGGTGTTCTTCCTGTTCGATGGACCGGCTGATCTCTGGCGCGCGGCAACCGAAAGCCCAAGGGTGATGGAGGCGCTGGCCTATGAGACACCCCTTAGCCGGTGGCTGCTGCTGATTGCGCTTTCGGCCTTCGCCATCCTGATGCTACCACGCCAGTTCCATGTCAGCGTGGTCGAAAACCGCACCGATCGGGAACTGCGCCGGGCCGGACTGCTGCTGCCGCTTTATCTGATCGCCATCAATCTCTTCGTGCTGCCAGCTGCCATTGGCGGGCTTCTGGCCTTCAACGGCACCGGCAATGCCGATCTCTATGTTCTCTCTCTGCCGCTGACCCATGATCTGCCATTTGTCACGCTGGTCACCTTCATCGGCGGTTTTTCCGCCGCCACCGCCATGGTGATCGTCGAGACGGTGGCGCTGGCCATCATGATTTCCAACGATATCGTCCTGCCGGTTCTGCTGCGGCGCGGGTTCCGGCATGGACCGGAAGCCTCGCAAAGCCTCGCCAAAACCGTGCTGATCATTCGCCGCCTGGCGATTTTCGGGGTGCTGCTGCTCGGCTATGCCTATTTTCGGCTGGCCAGCGATGACCGGGGCCTTGCCTCCATCGGTCTGCTGGCCTTTGCCGCCATTGCCCAGATTGCCCCTTGCCTGCTGGGCGGGCTTATCTGGCGCAGGGCCAATGCGCGGGGCGCAATTCTTGGCCTGTCGCTTGGCTTTCTCACCTGGATCTATACGCTGCTTTTGCCAAGCTTCGGGCTTGATGCCCATAAGGATCTGGCGCCGGACATCCTGTCCTTCCTGTTTCCAGGTGTCGATGCCTTCAGCCGCGCCGGGGCCGATCCGCTGCTGACGGCGACCGTGCTCTCCCTGCTGATCAACCTATTGGCCTTTGTGCTTGGCAGTCTCAGCCGCAACCCTCGCCCGGTTGAACGCATCCAGTCGGGCATATTCGTGCGCCGCCACCAACGCTCGCAATTTGCTACCAAGGGCTGGAAAACCCGGGTCAGCATCAGCGATCTGAAGACAGCGATTGCCCGTTATCTCGGCCAGGAGCGGATGGAGCGCTCACTGAAAAGCTATGAGCGCGATGCCGGTCGCCGGTTGGAAGACGATAGCCCCGCCGACATGGCTTTCATCCATTTCACCGAGCAATTGCTGGGCAGCGCCATCGGCTCGGCCTCGGCCCGCCTGGTCCTGTCGCTGGTGCTGCAAAAGGCCGAGGATACGTCCGCCGACACCGCCTGGCTACTCGATCAAGCAAGCGAGGCTCTGCACTATAACCAGGATATGCTGCAAACCGCGCTCTCGCAGATGGATCAGGGCATAGCGGTCTTTGACAGCAGCAGCCGATTGACCATCTGGAACCGGCGGTTTCGAAGCCTGCTCGATCTGCCAGACGAAATGGGGCAGGTCGGCGTACCACTCAGCACGATAGTCCATCGGCTGACCGAGCGCGGCGCCATTGCGGCCAAGGAGGAAGCGGGCGTTCTTGCCAATTTCCACCATCTCGATGAACCCTTCCAGCTGGTGTTGAGCGAAGGTGCCCAGATCATCGAGGTGCGCTGCAACGCCCTGCCCGACAAGGGATTGGTGGCAACCTTCACCGACATCACCCCGCAGGTGGCAGCGGACCGGGCCTTGAAACAGGCCAATGAAACGCTGGAACAGCGGGTGGGCGAGCGCACGGCAGAACTGATGCGGGTAAATACAGCACTTGCAGAAGCTCGCGCCAGCGCCGATGAGGCCAATATCGGCAAGACCCGGTTCTTTGCCGCCGCCGGTCACGACATTCTCCAGCCGCTCAATGCCGCAAGGCTCTATTCCTCGGCGCTGGTGGAGCGGTTGGGCCAGTCGGAAAATGCCGGACTGGTCCGCAATATCGATTCGGCACTGGAATCGGTCGAACAGATTCTTGGCGCGGTGCTGGATCTCTCCCGGCTGGATACGGGCGCCATGAAGCCGCGTTTTGCCACCGTCCCCTTGCAAGGCCTGCTGGAGCGGATCAGAACCGATTTTGAGCCGATGGCGCTGGAGAAAAATCTGAAACTGGTGGTGTTGCCGACCACGCTCAGCGTTCGCTCCGATGCCAACCTTTTGCGCCGGCTGGTGCAGAATCTGGTCTCCAACGCCATCAAATATACGCCCTCCGGCAAGGTTCTGGTTGGTGCGCGCCGCCGTGGCGGCCAAGTGATCATTCAGGTGACGGATTCGGGCATCGGCATTCCGACATCGAAATTCCGCACTGTGTTCAAGGAATTTGCCCGGCTGGATGAAGGCATCAAGACCGCCAGCGGGCTTGGGCTCGGCCTGTCGATTGTCGATCGTATCGCCCGGGTCCTCAAAGCGACGGTGGCGCTGGAATCCCGGCCGGGCCGAGGCACCAGCTTTCGCGTCACCATGCCGTTCGAAAAGAGCGCCAAGGCGCTGTTGCCCGTTGAGGATTTGGCGACCGCGACCGCGCTACGGAGCAGTCTTAATGGCCTGCGCATCCTGTGCATCGACAATGAGCCGGATATTCTGGACGGCATGCGGCTGCTGATCAGCGGTTGGGGCTGTACGGTGATGACCGCAGGCTCGGTCACCGATCTCGATACGACCTTCAGCGACAATCCTGTGGCACCGGACGTCATCATCGCCGATTATCATCTGGGAGATGGCAGCGGCATCGGCGCGATCCTGCGCCTACGCGCGCTCTACGGTCAGCCGGTGCCCGGCCTGCTGATCACCGCTGACCGCACCGCCGACGTGCGGGCGGAGGCTGAACGGCAGGGCATTGCCGTGCAGCATAAGCCCGTCCGTCCAGCGGCTTTGCGGGCCTATATTACCCAGGTCTCCAGCCCCCGCCGCAGCGCTGCGGAATAG
- a CDS encoding metallophosphoesterase family protein, whose amino-acid sequence MRIALLSDIHGNAQAFDAVLQATAQAGAERIVILGDIVGYGGDPVRCVDKVRALQQQGALVVRGNHDQAVSDPAISLNDTARAAIHWTRQVLSEEQRTFLANLPMMLRDEDRLYVHAEATSPSAFHYVTDSDTAAQHFAACTARLSFCGHVHRPTLYALASYGQTTDGPPPQGKITTFVPHSQTDIPLLAQRRWLGVIGSVGQPRDGDPAAAFGLLDTIKNTLTFIRVNYDIDGAAAAIRAAGLSETLATRLYRGR is encoded by the coding sequence ATGCGCATTGCTCTTTTGTCCGACATCCACGGCAATGCCCAGGCCTTTGACGCGGTCTTGCAGGCGACGGCGCAGGCTGGTGCCGAACGCATCGTCATTCTCGGCGATATCGTCGGCTATGGCGGCGATCCCGTCCGCTGCGTCGACAAGGTCCGCGCTTTGCAGCAGCAAGGTGCCTTGGTGGTGCGGGGCAATCACGACCAGGCGGTAAGCGATCCCGCCATTTCCCTCAATGACACGGCCCGCGCCGCCATTCACTGGACGCGGCAGGTCCTGAGCGAAGAACAGCGGACCTTTCTGGCCAATCTACCGATGATGCTGCGGGATGAAGACCGGCTCTATGTCCATGCCGAAGCCACCTCCCCCTCGGCCTTTCACTATGTAACCGACAGCGACACGGCAGCGCAGCATTTTGCCGCCTGCACGGCGCGGCTCAGTTTTTGCGGCCATGTCCATCGACCGACGCTTTATGCGCTCGCTTCCTATGGTCAAACCACTGATGGCCCTCCACCTCAAGGCAAGATCACCACCTTTGTTCCCCATTCGCAAACGGACATTCCGCTTCTGGCCCAGCGGCGCTGGCTCGGCGTGATCGGCTCGGTCGGCCAGCCACGTGATGGCGATCCGGCGGCGGCCTTTGGCCTGCTCGATACGATAAAGAACACGCTGACCTTCATCAGGGTCAACTATGACATCGACGGCGCGGCAGCGGCCATCCGTGCGGCGGGCCTGAGTGAGACGCTTGCCACACGGCTCTACAGAGGACGATGA
- a CDS encoding YitT family protein, translating to MAAADKQAGKSRKPIASSPEQHSLLDDVQGLLAGAMLAALGVVLLSNAKLLSGGTAGVAFLLHYVSAVGFGPIFFAINLPFYYFAFRRMGLAFTAKTFIAVLLTSVLSALLPKFIGFSLLDPLVAAIFGGLLVGTGMLVLFRHQASLGGFGILALYLQDRYGWRAGLVQLCFDGMVLIGSFFVATPGIIACSIIGAVVVNLTLAINHRKDRYIAM from the coding sequence ATGGCGGCAGCAGACAAACAGGCAGGCAAGTCCCGCAAGCCCATCGCCTCCAGTCCTGAACAGCATTCCCTGCTGGACGATGTGCAGGGCCTGCTGGCGGGAGCCATGTTGGCGGCGCTGGGCGTCGTTTTGTTGTCCAATGCCAAATTGCTCTCGGGAGGAACCGCAGGTGTCGCCTTTCTGCTGCATTATGTGTCGGCTGTGGGGTTTGGCCCGATCTTCTTTGCCATCAACCTGCCCTTCTACTATTTTGCTTTCCGGCGGATGGGGCTGGCCTTCACGGCAAAAACCTTCATCGCGGTGTTGCTGACCTCGGTGCTGAGCGCCCTCCTGCCGAAATTCATCGGCTTTTCCCTGCTGGACCCGCTGGTCGCGGCCATCTTCGGCGGGCTGCTGGTTGGAACTGGCATGCTGGTGCTGTTTCGCCACCAGGCAAGCCTTGGCGGCTTCGGTATCCTGGCGCTGTATCTTCAGGATCGCTACGGCTGGCGGGCCGGGCTTGTGCAGCTTTGCTTTGATGGCATGGTGCTGATCGGCTCGTTCTTCGTGGCGACGCCCGGCATCATTGCCTGCTCGATCATCGGCGCTGTTGTTGTCAACCTGACGCTGGCGATCAATCACCGCAAGGATCGCTATATCGCTATGTAG
- the pdeM gene encoding ligase-associated DNA damage response endonuclease PdeM, producing the protein MRPERTELTAEIEICGVEAICDLSGTLYLPALRLLVVSDLHLEKGAAFARRGQLLPPYDTVATLKKLQAVIARFDPAIVVSLGDTFHDRLGSALMPEPFRQTLEQMSRGREWIWITGNHDPDGVENLAGLVADEISYGGLVFRHEPQIGESARGEIAGHLHPSATVRRREKSVRRACFAADGDRLIMPAFGVTTGGLDLKHKAFTGLFARETLVAHLLGRERIYSVRFSGLFA; encoded by the coding sequence ATGCGCCCGGAGAGGACGGAGCTTACCGCCGAGATCGAGATCTGCGGTGTCGAGGCCATCTGTGACCTGTCCGGCACGCTGTATCTGCCGGCATTGCGATTGCTCGTCGTCTCCGACCTGCATCTGGAAAAGGGTGCGGCCTTTGCGCGGCGTGGCCAGCTTCTGCCGCCCTATGATACCGTTGCGACATTGAAAAAACTGCAAGCGGTGATTGCCCGTTTCGATCCGGCAATCGTCGTCAGTCTGGGTGACACGTTTCATGATCGGTTGGGATCGGCCTTGATGCCGGAACCCTTCCGGCAGACACTTGAGCAGATGTCACGAGGCCGCGAATGGATCTGGATTACCGGCAATCATGATCCTGATGGGGTCGAAAACTTGGCTGGCCTGGTGGCCGATGAAATTTCCTATGGCGGATTGGTGTTTCGCCATGAACCGCAAATCGGTGAAAGCGCCAGAGGCGAGATTGCCGGCCATCTTCATCCATCAGCTACAGTGCGCCGGCGGGAGAAATCCGTGCGTCGCGCCTGTTTTGCCGCCGATGGCGACCGGCTGATCATGCCGGCTTTCGGGGTGACGACGGGCGGGTTGGATCTGAAGCACAAGGCATTCACAGGGCTTTTCGCAAGGGAGACGCTGGTCGCGCATCTTCTGGGCCGGGAGCGGATCTATTCGGTGCGCTTCAGCGGCCTGTTCGCCTGA
- a CDS encoding bifunctional serine/threonine-protein kinase/universal stress protein, whose translation MARNRLEPGSVIDGFTVVEQAHKGGMARLYAVTHPDYFFPLLMKVPEMGGGIDPAMIVGFEMEQMILPRISGPHVPRFVANGDFTQLPYMVFERLPGKSLYPLLDSLPLATEEVARMGERIATALADLHRQHVVHLDIKPSNILFRDSGEAVLVDFGLARHLDLPDLVNEEFRLPYGTAPYMAPEQILGIRSDFRSDLFALGVLMYFFATGKRPFGDPQRLKGLKRRLWRDPVPPRALNPAISPAFQEVILRCLEVNPARRTPTAAQLALDLKDLPAVALTARADKLKQDGLAEVLKRRFNPDPIELLKPQTATAALANAPIIVVALDLGETSTELTQAMLLTVSRIMARSPGARLACLNILKIARLNLDNDLDDEGNNKHVTRLGKLRQWAAPLKDQPQITCHVLESTSPANAILDYARDNSVDHIVMGARANSPKRALLGSVSAEVASKAPCTVTVVRVREMAHQSK comes from the coding sequence ATGGCCCGCAACCGCCTTGAACCCGGCAGCGTGATTGATGGTTTTACCGTGGTGGAGCAGGCGCATAAGGGCGGCATGGCGCGGCTTTATGCCGTGACCCATCCGGATTATTTCTTTCCGCTGTTGATGAAAGTACCGGAAATGGGCGGCGGCATCGATCCGGCGATGATTGTCGGCTTTGAAATGGAGCAGATGATCCTGCCGCGCATATCCGGCCCGCATGTGCCCCGCTTTGTTGCCAATGGCGATTTCACCCAACTGCCTTACATGGTGTTCGAAAGACTGCCGGGCAAATCGCTCTATCCGCTGCTCGATAGCCTGCCGCTCGCCACAGAGGAGGTGGCACGGATGGGCGAGCGGATTGCCACGGCGCTTGCCGACCTGCATCGCCAGCACGTGGTTCACCTCGACATCAAGCCCTCGAATATCCTGTTTCGTGACAGCGGCGAGGCGGTGCTGGTGGATTTCGGCCTGGCACGCCATTTGGATCTGCCGGATCTGGTGAACGAGGAATTTCGCCTGCCCTATGGCACCGCACCCTATATGGCGCCCGAGCAGATCCTGGGCATTCGCTCGGATTTTCGTTCCGACCTGTTTGCATTGGGCGTGCTGATGTATTTCTTTGCCACCGGAAAACGCCCCTTTGGCGATCCGCAGCGGCTGAAGGGATTGAAACGCCGGCTATGGCGCGATCCGGTGCCGCCACGAGCGCTGAACCCGGCGATCTCTCCCGCCTTCCAGGAAGTCATCCTGCGCTGCCTGGAGGTGAACCCGGCAAGGAGGACGCCGACCGCAGCCCAACTGGCGCTGGACCTGAAGGACCTGCCTGCCGTTGCCCTGACGGCGCGGGCTGACAAACTGAAGCAGGACGGACTGGCGGAGGTTTTGAAACGCCGCTTCAACCCCGACCCGATCGAATTGCTCAAGCCACAAACCGCCACGGCGGCCCTGGCCAATGCACCGATCATCGTCGTCGCCCTCGACCTTGGCGAAACCTCGACGGAACTGACGCAAGCCATGCTGCTGACGGTGTCGCGCATCATGGCGCGCTCACCCGGCGCGCGGCTTGCCTGCCTGAATATTTTGAAAATCGCCCGGCTCAACCTCGACAACGACCTGGACGACGAGGGCAATAACAAGCATGTCACCCGCCTTGGCAAGCTGCGGCAATGGGCTGCGCCGTTGAAGGACCAGCCGCAAATTACCTGCCATGTGCTGGAAAGCACCTCACCCGCCAATGCTATCCTGGATTATGCCCGCGACAACAGTGTTGACCATATCGTCATGGGCGCCCGTGCCAATTCACCAAAGCGCGCCCTGCTCGGCAGCGTATCGGCGGAAGTTGCCTCGAAAGCGCCTTGTACGGTCACGGTGGTGCGCGTGCGGGAGATGGCGCATCAAAGTAAGTGA
- a CDS encoding ligase-associated DNA damage response DEXH box helicase, translated as MSEPESTLSLLPPPFERWFAQKGWQPRAHQLELLARAGQGESTLLIAPTGAGKTLAGFLPSLVDLTRRGRKRPGEAFTGIHTLYISPLKALAVDIERNLVKPVEEIGLSVSIETRTGDTPQAKRARQKLNPPDILLTTPEQLALLIANGEAPRFFRDLRYVIFDELHSLVTSKRGHLLALGLARLRILAPGLQTIGLSATVADPPELQRWLVAQRPGEPALAGLVTVAGGARPNITILKTQERIPWSGHSARYAIPDIYAVLKQFAMTIIFVNTRSQAEMLFQELWTVNDDSLPIALHHGSLDVGQRRKVEEAMAANRLRAVVATSTLDLGIDWGEVDLVIHVGAPKGASRLAQRIGRANHRMDEPSRAILVPANRFEVMECQAALDANYLGAQDTQSVGEGPLDVLAQHVLGMACAAPFDTEALYNEVTSAMPYASLSRDTFGRIVDFVATGGYALKTYDRYARIRKTAEGRWRISNPAVAQQYRLNLGTIVEEPMLNVRLVKRNHLGSIGRGGMTLGKVEEYFVEQLTSSDTFLFSGKVLRFEGLRESECLVSNAFSQDPKIPAYAGGKFPLSTYLADQVRAMLDDPARRASLPDQVRDWLEIQKAKSVLPKRGDLLVETFPRGKRFYMVLYPFEGRLAHQTLGMLLTRRLERWRAKPLGFVATDYALAIWGLEDLGWMVSTGKLSLADLFEEDMLGDDLEAWLDSSYMLKRTFRTCAVIAGLIEKRHPGKEKSGRQVTVSADLIYDVLRAHEPDHILLQATRADAANGLLDIARLGDMLKRINGHILHKALDHVSPLAVPVMLEIGRETVVGEAQEDVLAEAAEDLIAEAMG; from the coding sequence GTGTCTGAGCCGGAATCCACGCTTTCCCTATTGCCTCCCCCCTTCGAGCGCTGGTTTGCGCAGAAGGGATGGCAGCCGCGTGCGCATCAGTTGGAGCTGCTGGCGCGGGCCGGGCAGGGGGAAAGCACACTTCTGATTGCCCCGACCGGGGCTGGCAAGACCCTTGCCGGGTTTCTGCCCTCGCTGGTCGATTTGACCCGGCGCGGGCGAAAGCGGCCGGGCGAGGCTTTTACCGGCATTCATACGCTTTACATCTCGCCGTTGAAGGCGCTGGCGGTCGATATTGAGCGTAATCTGGTCAAGCCGGTCGAGGAAATCGGCCTGTCTGTCAGCATCGAGACCCGCACCGGCGATACGCCGCAGGCCAAGCGGGCGCGCCAGAAGCTCAATCCGCCGGATATTCTGCTGACCACGCCGGAACAGCTGGCTTTGCTGATCGCCAATGGCGAAGCGCCTCGGTTCTTCAGGGATCTGCGCTATGTGATCTTCGACGAGTTGCATTCGCTCGTCACCTCCAAGCGCGGCCATCTTCTGGCGCTGGGACTGGCCCGGCTGCGGATTTTGGCACCCGGACTTCAAACCATCGGACTGTCCGCCACCGTCGCCGATCCACCGGAGCTGCAACGGTGGCTGGTGGCGCAAAGACCGGGGGAACCGGCCTTGGCTGGGCTGGTGACGGTAGCGGGCGGGGCAAGGCCCAATATTACCATTTTGAAGACGCAGGAGCGCATTCCGTGGTCCGGCCATTCGGCCCGCTATGCCATTCCTGATATCTATGCGGTGCTGAAACAGTTTGCGATGACGATCATTTTCGTCAACACCCGCTCACAGGCGGAAATGCTGTTTCAGGAATTGTGGACGGTGAATGATGACAGCCTGCCGATTGCCCTGCATCACGGCTCACTGGATGTCGGCCAGCGCCGCAAGGTGGAAGAGGCGATGGCCGCTAACCGGCTGCGCGCCGTGGTCGCCACCTCGACGCTGGATCTCGGCATCGACTGGGGCGAGGTCGATCTCGTTATCCATGTCGGCGCGCCCAAGGGCGCCAGCCGGTTGGCGCAGCGGATTGGCCGGGCCAATCACCGCATGGATGAGCCGAGCCGCGCCATTCTGGTTCCCGCCAATCGCTTCGAGGTGATGGAATGCCAGGCGGCACTGGATGCCAACTATCTCGGTGCGCAGGACACCCAGTCGGTGGGTGAAGGCCCTCTGGATGTGCTGGCCCAGCATGTGTTGGGCATGGCCTGTGCCGCACCCTTCGACACGGAGGCACTTTACAATGAAGTAACGTCAGCCATGCCTTACGCTTCACTGTCGCGAGACACGTTCGGGCGGATTGTCGATTTTGTCGCCACCGGCGGTTATGCGCTGAAGACCTATGACCGTTATGCCCGCATCCGCAAAACGGCAGAAGGACGCTGGCGGATTTCCAATCCGGCGGTGGCGCAGCAATACCGGCTCAATCTCGGCACCATTGTCGAGGAGCCGATGCTGAATGTCCGGCTCGTCAAGCGCAATCATCTCGGCTCCATCGGGCGAGGCGGCATGACCCTTGGCAAGGTGGAGGAGTATTTCGTCGAGCAACTGACGTCGAGCGATACATTCCTGTTTTCCGGCAAGGTCTTGCGGTTCGAAGGCCTGCGTGAAAGCGAATGCCTGGTGTCCAATGCCTTTTCGCAGGACCCGAAAATTCCCGCTTATGCGGGCGGAAAATTTCCGCTCTCCACCTATCTTGCCGATCAGGTGCGGGCCATGCTGGACGATCCCGCCCGCCGCGCCAGCCTGCCGGATCAGGTGCGTGACTGGCTGGAAATCCAGAAAGCCAAATCCGTGCTGCCGAAGCGTGGCGACCTGCTGGTCGAGACCTTCCCACGCGGCAAGCGCTTTTACATGGTGCTCTATCCATTCGAGGGGCGGCTGGCCCACCAGACATTGGGCATGCTGCTGACGCGGCGACTGGAGCGGTGGCGGGCCAAGCCGCTTGGCTTTGTGGCGACAGATTACGCCCTGGCGATCTGGGGACTGGAGGATCTCGGCTGGATGGTGTCCACGGGCAAGCTTTCGCTGGCTGACCTGTTTGAGGAAGACATGCTGGGTGACGATCTGGAGGCATGGCTGGACTCCTCCTACATGCTGAAGCGCACCTTCCGCACCTGCGCGGTGATTGCCGGGTTGATTGAAAAACGCCATCCCGGCAAGGAAAAATCCGGCAGGCAGGTGACGGTCTCTGCGGACCTGATCTATGATGTACTGCGCGCCCATGAGCCTGATCATATCCTGTTGCAGGCCACCCGTGCCGATGCGGCAAACGGTCTTTTGGACATTGCCCGGCTTGGCGATATGCTAAAGCGAATCAACGGCCATATTCTCCACAAGGCACTGGACCATGTCTCGCCGCTGGCCGTGCCTGTTATGCTGGAGATTGGTCGGGAAACGGTGGTCGGCGAAGCCCAGGAAGATGTGCTGGCGGAAGCGGCCGAAGATCTCATCGCCGAAGCGATGGGATAA
- a CDS encoding transporter substrate-binding domain-containing protein: MTFFRTALVAALLLTTSLAQAEDGTLAMIKQAGVIRIGTTGDYKPFSYKGGDGELVGADISMGKALATDLGVKPEFVMTTWKTMLEDFKAGKFDMVLGGITVNPARAEVGDFSLSNVKDGKRPIVRCEDKDRLVTLEAIDQPSVRVIVNPGGTNDKFAHEHFTKAPIEVFPDNKVIFDQIAANKADVMVTDGVEVDLQSKLHPGELCPSAVKEPFTHFENAYLLRKDPTFKAAVDSFMAKALESGDWKAKLDAAMQ; encoded by the coding sequence ATGACGTTTTTCCGAACCGCTCTGGTCGCCGCCCTGCTGTTGACGACCTCTCTTGCCCAGGCCGAGGATGGCACGCTGGCGATGATCAAGCAGGCGGGCGTGATCCGCATCGGCACGACAGGGGACTATAAACCCTTCAGCTACAAGGGTGGCGATGGCGAATTGGTCGGCGCCGATATTTCCATGGGCAAGGCATTGGCCACCGATCTCGGCGTCAAGCCGGAATTTGTGATGACCACCTGGAAAACCATGCTGGAGGATTTCAAGGCCGGAAAGTTCGACATGGTTCTGGGCGGCATTACCGTTAATCCGGCCCGCGCCGAGGTGGGCGATTTTTCGCTTTCGAATGTCAAGGATGGCAAACGGCCGATCGTCCGTTGCGAGGACAAGGACCGGCTGGTGACGCTGGAGGCGATCGATCAGCCCTCGGTGCGCGTTATCGTCAATCCCGGCGGCACCAACGACAAATTTGCCCATGAGCATTTCACTAAGGCGCCTATCGAAGTTTTTCCCGATAATAAGGTGATTTTCGATCAGATCGCCGCCAACAAGGCGGATGTGATGGTGACCGACGGCGTGGAAGTGGACCTGCAATCCAAGCTGCATCCCGGCGAGCTTTGCCCTTCTGCCGTCAAGGAACCCTTCACCCATTTTGAAAACGCCTATCTGCTGCGCAAGGACCCAACCTTCAAGGCTGCGGTGGACAGCTTCATGGCCAAGGCGCTTGAAAGCGGCGACTGGAAGGCCAAGCTGGACGCTGCGATGCAGTGA
- a CDS encoding FKBP-type peptidyl-prolyl cis-trans isomerase: MTQAKNGDTVRIHYTGLLPDGTQFDTSRDRDPLQFEIGSGQIISGLERQVDGMEVGRSQRVTVPAEEAYGTHDPQKIQQVARDLIPANVNVAPGTRLQAQSGNGTPLIVTVTDVAGDVVTIDANHPLAGQDLIFEVELIDIVRAA, from the coding sequence ATGACGCAAGCGAAAAACGGCGATACCGTACGCATCCACTACACCGGCCTGCTGCCGGATGGCACGCAATTCGATACCTCCCGCGACCGCGATCCGCTCCAGTTCGAAATTGGCTCCGGCCAGATCATTTCGGGGCTTGAACGACAGGTGGATGGCATGGAGGTCGGGCGTAGCCAGCGGGTGACCGTGCCTGCGGAAGAAGCCTATGGCACGCATGATCCGCAGAAAATTCAGCAGGTGGCGCGCGACCTGATCCCCGCCAATGTCAATGTGGCACCCGGCACACGGCTTCAAGCCCAGAGTGGTAATGGCACGCCGCTGATCGTGACCGTAACCGATGTGGCAGGCGATGTGGTGACGATCGATGCCAACCACCCACTGGCCGGTCAGGATCTGATTTTCGAGGTCGAATTAATCGATATCGTTCGCGCTGCCTAA